One region of Pseudomonadota bacterium genomic DNA includes:
- a CDS encoding phytanoyl-CoA dioxygenase family protein, giving the protein MSTGSPYAEAFKRDGFVLIPKAIDHRVIGAIRREWEVFTRKPCVNLLPADAPAACFWRHVPGERKRMRPLSELPGLEHFALSGAATQYARQLALGLGFKRGDLRLLETVIFEKPPRQGGALAWHTDASFFPFFPHNQLAAWIPLDPVDRLNGTIQYAAGSQHTQALTPVDLHTGEPIGEPEDGLVPADPAAHGHEVVTLAMTPGDIAFHAALTWHASMPNPSERLRRALSLRFLLGRTRYAPRAGTTFAMCQQAAVAEGEPIRGPSFPVV; this is encoded by the coding sequence GTGAGCACGGGATCGCCGTACGCAGAGGCATTCAAGCGCGATGGTTTCGTCCTGATTCCGAAGGCGATCGACCACCGTGTAATCGGAGCGATCCGGCGCGAGTGGGAAGTCTTCACTCGAAAACCGTGCGTCAACCTGCTGCCGGCGGACGCGCCGGCGGCCTGTTTCTGGCGGCACGTGCCCGGGGAGCGCAAGCGCATGCGCCCGCTTAGCGAGCTTCCTGGCCTCGAGCACTTTGCTCTGAGCGGAGCGGCAACGCAGTACGCGCGCCAGCTCGCGCTGGGGCTCGGATTCAAGAGGGGGGATTTGCGTCTCCTGGAGACCGTCATCTTCGAGAAGCCGCCACGGCAGGGAGGTGCGCTGGCGTGGCACACAGATGCCTCCTTCTTCCCGTTTTTTCCCCACAACCAGCTGGCAGCTTGGATCCCGCTGGATCCCGTGGATCGGCTCAACGGCACGATTCAGTATGCCGCTGGTAGCCAGCACACACAGGCGCTGACCCCGGTCGACCTGCACACGGGCGAGCCGATCGGCGAGCCCGAGGACGGGCTCGTACCTGCGGACCCGGCTGCCCACGGCCATGAAGTCGTCACGCTTGCTATGACGCCGGGCGACATAGCCTTTCATGCTGCGCTGACGTGGCACGCCTCCATGCCCAACCCCTCCGAACGGCTACGCAGAGCGCTGTCGCTCCGGTTTCTGCTGGGTCGCACGCGCTACGCGCCACGAGCAGGCACGACCTTCGCGATGTGCCAGCAGGCGGCCGTCGCCGAGGGTGAGCCCATCCGGGGCCCCAGCTTTCCCGTAGTTTGA